The following are from one region of the Chloracidobacterium sp. genome:
- a CDS encoding BON domain-containing protein, translating to MRVFTKFFVLTLAVVAISLSGAYGQTAASGVSGDSIDRQVRKKINMLPYYEVFDYITYSVNGDTVTLSGKVRNGVNKSDAASAVKRIEGVSNVVNNIEVLPPGGFDESIRRNLLRSVANMGGLSRYLWPVNPSVRLVVDRGHVTLEGYVANQTDSDLARMAASTVSGVFSVTNNLVVDKNRAG from the coding sequence ATGAGAGTATTTACCAAGTTTTTTGTGTTGACTTTGGCAGTTGTTGCTATCTCGTTGAGCGGTGCCTACGGGCAAACCGCCGCATCGGGAGTTTCAGGTGACAGTATTGATCGGCAAGTTCGGAAGAAGATCAATATGTTGCCTTACTACGAGGTGTTCGACTACATTACCTACTCGGTCAATGGCGACACCGTCACTCTCTCCGGCAAGGTTCGTAATGGTGTAAACAAGAGCGATGCAGCGAGTGCGGTAAAACGGATCGAGGGTGTTTCGAATGTAGTCAATAATATCGAAGTGCTGCCGCCGGGCGGCTTTGATGAATCGATCCGTCGCAATCTGTTGCGTTCGGTGGCCAATATGGGCGGATTGTCGCGATACCTTTGGCCCGTAAATCCGTCGGTCAGGCTCGTCGTAGATCGAGGACACGTGACTCTCGAAGGTTACGTCGCGAACCAGACTGATAGCGATCTCGCGAGAATGGCGGCGAGCACGGTCTCGGGTGTTTTTTCGGTCACGAATAACCTTGTCGTTGACAAAAACCGTGCGGGCTAG
- a CDS encoding DoxX family protein, with protein sequence MKIAMIIVRTLMGLLFLFASITFLFGLFPQPELTGPMKTFNEGLAASGYFFMLLKITELVCAIALLVGRFVPLALVILAPIVVNIFFVHLFLDRTGLPIAIFLVAAMSFVAYYYRKNFEGVLSVS encoded by the coding sequence ATGAAGATAGCGATGATAATTGTCCGAACCCTTATGGGACTGCTTTTTCTGTTTGCTTCAATAACGTTTCTCTTTGGACTTTTCCCACAGCCCGAGTTAACCGGTCCGATGAAGACGTTTAACGAGGGACTTGCCGCTTCGGGCTATTTTTTTATGCTCTTGAAGATCACCGAGCTCGTTTGTGCCATAGCGCTGTTGGTCGGCCGTTTCGTGCCGTTGGCATTGGTCATCCTTGCACCGATCGTCGTAAATATTTTCTTCGTCCACTTGTTCCTTGATCGTACTGGCCTTCCGATCGCCATCTTTTTGGTGGCCGCGATGTCGTTCGTCGCTTATTACTATCGAAAGAACTTCGAAGGTGTGTTATCTGTGAGCTAA
- a CDS encoding carboxypeptidase regulatory-like domain-containing protein — translation MKKSISMSVLLGVLAISFMYGQLADDLSLMPSPQAAGDLDPTFNGTGTVRVGFGIGNDQLNGVAIQPDGKSVSVGVHADGSAMLETLITRHNEDGSLDATFGNSGIVRPVFPSSTSNNIFHGVAIQADGRIVAVGQTVGVGTSSDFAVARYNSDGTPDTTFDGDGLAVTPISSGNLIDIARSVAIQPDGKIVVAGRARISEGPSNDDFAVARYNTDGSLDTEFDGDGKVIVAFAGRFDEAFSVAIQDDEKIVAAGFSGSTAEDFALARFNPNGSLDSTFDLDGRVTTSFGAGRDGAYSVVIQPDDKIVAAGIATMTNLDFAIARYNPDGSLDASFDVDGLATTPISASSDEGRSVLLQADGKLVVTGFALVGNNDFAMARYNADGSLDTSFDGDGKVTTTFGTSRDEALASAMQPDGKIIAVGLTSTSTDIDSALARYNTNGTLDTAFDTDGRVSVQAGNFEVAHGDSTIQSDGKIISVGTLLFSGNFDFVVARLNPNGMLDNTFDGDGRVRTAVGTGIDEARSVSVQPDGKIVVSGSTRVSSQDNFAVVRYNIDGTLDTSFDTDGKVTTSVVIGNDQAFTSEIQSDEKIVVAGRAANPGFFHFTVVRYNPNGTLDTTFDADGIVTTSVGSGHSNIVDIAIQKDGKIIAAGSSSNGSNDDFTVVRYNANGSLDTTFDLDGIATTPVFSGSDLAASVALQSDGKIVLAGQANNGTFTEIAVVRFENDGSLDTSFGGDGIVTTAIGTGHSQARSVVIQSDDKILVSGWGTFGSNSNYIVVRYNPDGTLDSSFRSASSAEIFGNGGIASVDLRNSDLNPVMNLQSDEQIVLSGTSSGLIGLARLENDIAPTSGNASISGRIVDVNGNGLGRARLTLLNALRGTTVEAATNPFGYFRFDEMQAGEFYVLTAGHKRYVFEPEQRSFELLGDLHELDFTAHGTKK, via the coding sequence ATGAAAAAGAGCATCTCGATGTCAGTGTTGCTAGGAGTCTTGGCGATCAGTTTTATGTACGGTCAACTCGCAGACGATCTGAGTCTGATGCCATCGCCTCAAGCCGCCGGTGACCTTGACCCCACCTTCAATGGAACGGGTACTGTCAGAGTAGGCTTCGGCATTGGTAACGATCAATTGAACGGTGTCGCCATTCAACCGGACGGCAAATCAGTTTCTGTTGGCGTGCATGCTGACGGGTCCGCAATGCTCGAAACGCTGATCACCAGACACAACGAAGATGGCAGTCTTGATGCGACGTTTGGCAATTCGGGAATCGTCAGGCCTGTTTTCCCCAGCTCCACCAGCAATAACATCTTTCACGGCGTGGCAATCCAGGCGGACGGTCGGATCGTTGCTGTTGGCCAGACCGTAGGTGTAGGTACATCGTCCGATTTTGCGGTAGCACGGTACAACTCTGACGGAACGCCGGACACGACATTTGATGGTGACGGACTCGCTGTTACGCCAATTTCCTCCGGCAATTTGATAGACATTGCCCGATCGGTCGCGATACAGCCCGACGGAAAGATCGTCGTTGCGGGAAGGGCGCGAATCAGCGAAGGGCCGTCCAACGATGATTTCGCAGTTGCCCGCTACAACACGGACGGCAGCCTCGACACGGAATTCGACGGCGACGGAAAAGTGATAGTCGCATTTGCCGGCCGGTTTGACGAAGCGTTTTCGGTTGCGATCCAGGACGACGAAAAGATAGTCGCTGCCGGATTTTCAGGTTCTACAGCCGAAGATTTCGCCCTCGCCCGATTCAATCCTAACGGCAGTCTTGACTCTACGTTCGACCTCGACGGACGTGTCACGACATCATTCGGTGCCGGCAGGGATGGTGCTTATTCGGTTGTAATACAGCCCGACGACAAGATCGTCGCGGCGGGTATTGCAACTATGACGAACCTTGATTTTGCGATCGCAAGGTACAACCCGGACGGAAGCCTTGACGCGTCGTTCGACGTCGACGGGTTGGCAACAACCCCAATTTCCGCCAGTTCGGATGAGGGCCGTTCCGTATTGTTACAGGCAGACGGCAAGCTAGTCGTGACAGGTTTTGCATTGGTAGGTAACAACGACTTCGCGATGGCACGCTATAACGCAGACGGCAGCCTCGACACCAGTTTTGATGGCGACGGCAAAGTCACTACGACATTCGGGACCTCTCGCGACGAGGCCCTTGCATCGGCGATGCAGCCTGACGGGAAGATCATCGCCGTTGGCCTGACCTCAACATCAACCGATATAGATTCGGCCCTTGCTCGTTACAATACGAATGGAACTCTTGACACGGCGTTCGATACGGACGGGCGTGTGAGTGTTCAGGCAGGTAACTTCGAGGTTGCACATGGCGATTCGACTATCCAATCAGATGGAAAGATCATTTCAGTCGGCACGCTCTTGTTTTCGGGGAACTTCGATTTTGTCGTGGCCCGTCTTAATCCAAACGGAATGCTCGACAACACTTTTGACGGTGACGGACGGGTACGCACCGCGGTTGGAACCGGAATCGATGAAGCTCGATCGGTCAGCGTTCAGCCTGATGGCAAGATCGTCGTCTCGGGTTCGACCCGCGTTAGTTCGCAAGATAATTTTGCCGTTGTCCGATATAACATCGACGGCACGCTTGATACTTCGTTTGACACCGATGGGAAGGTCACTACGTCGGTTGTCATCGGGAATGACCAGGCGTTTACGTCCGAAATTCAGTCCGATGAAAAGATCGTCGTAGCAGGGCGCGCGGCCAACCCCGGCTTTTTCCACTTTACGGTCGTTCGGTATAATCCGAACGGAACCCTTGATACTACTTTCGATGCCGATGGGATAGTGACCACGTCGGTCGGATCCGGCCATTCCAATATCGTTGACATCGCGATCCAGAAGGACGGCAAGATCATCGCTGCCGGATCTTCATCTAACGGATCGAACGACGATTTCACGGTTGTCAGATACAATGCGAACGGCAGTCTCGATACGACCTTCGATCTTGATGGCATCGCAACAACGCCTGTCTTTTCTGGATCAGACCTTGCCGCATCGGTCGCACTACAGTCCGACGGTAAGATCGTGTTAGCCGGCCAGGCAAACAACGGCACATTCACGGAGATTGCTGTCGTTCGATTTGAGAACGACGGCAGCCTTGACACAAGTTTCGGAGGCGACGGCATCGTGACCACTGCGATCGGCACCGGTCACAGCCAGGCACGTTCCGTTGTCATCCAGTCAGACGATAAGATCCTTGTATCCGGCTGGGGCACATTCGGAAGCAATTCAAATTATATTGTTGTCCGATATAACCCTGACGGAACGCTCGATAGTTCATTCCGATCCGCAAGTTCGGCCGAGATATTCGGAAACGGCGGGATCGCATCGGTCGATCTTCGCAACTCCGATCTCAACCCGGTAATGAACCTTCAATCAGACGAGCAGATAGTCCTTTCCGGAACGTCGAGCGGTCTCATCGGTTTAGCGCGCTTGGAGAACGATATTGCTCCAACATCTGGGAATGCTTCGATAAGCGGACGCATCGTTGACGTTAACGGTAATGGATTGGGACGGGCGCGACTGACGCTGCTGAATGCGCTCCGCGGCACCACCGTCGAAGCTGCGACCAATCCGTTCGGTTACTTTCGATTCGATGAAATGCAGGCTGGCGAGTTTTATGTGTTGACCGCCGGCCATAAGCGGTATGTCTTCGAACCTGAACAGCGGTCATTCGAACTGTTGGGGGATCTGCACGAACTGGATTTCACTGCACACGGCACAAAAAAATGA
- a CDS encoding DUF2779 domain-containing protein: MARQLLRFESTDASVEFERVFETDAFYARSDIVRIDAASRTVDLYEIKSSTTIKDEHIEDLAFQKLAAKSSGTSVGRCFLVTLNGEYIRRGAIDIEQLFMITDVTERVDSLMALTEQKAAEALGFLDTVPKPSLTDYCDAKKLDCEFVRHHFPNLPEYTVFDIARLNNGKRRQLLADGIVDIADVPTDFPLSDKQRRQVEAARSGEVVIDREEIAKRVESWQYPLHFLDYETFSYAIPPFDDIKPFQHMCFQYSLHTIDAPGGRPRHVSFLSRDEETPARAMAESLVRAMSGGIGTVFVWYEQFEKGRNSEMAAMYPEFSSFFNEVNSRMYDLMKIFSDHLYIHPGFKGRTSIKKVLPVLRPQLSYAELGIGDGMTASINWYRTRTWNSIGESERQKIFQDLEAYCHLDTLAMVEIFNEIVSL, translated from the coding sequence ATGGCACGCCAACTCTTGCGCTTCGAGAGTACCGACGCCTCGGTCGAATTCGAACGAGTATTTGAGACCGATGCTTTCTACGCCCGGAGCGATATCGTTCGGATCGACGCCGCAAGCCGCACGGTCGATCTATATGAGATCAAGTCATCGACAACCATTAAGGACGAGCACATCGAAGACCTGGCATTTCAAAAGTTGGCCGCGAAGAGTTCGGGCACCTCGGTTGGCCGCTGCTTCTTGGTCACTCTGAATGGTGAATATATCCGACGCGGTGCGATCGACATCGAACAGCTCTTTATGATCACTGATGTGACCGAGCGGGTCGACAGTTTGATGGCTTTGACAGAGCAAAAGGCTGCGGAAGCACTAGGTTTTCTCGATACCGTCCCGAAGCCGTCGCTAACGGATTATTGTGATGCGAAAAAGTTGGACTGCGAGTTCGTTCGCCATCACTTCCCGAATCTGCCGGAATACACGGTCTTTGATATCGCACGATTGAACAATGGCAAACGACGACAATTGCTTGCGGATGGTATCGTTGATATTGCGGATGTCCCGACCGATTTTCCACTGTCAGACAAACAGCGTCGTCAGGTCGAGGCAGCTCGTTCTGGTGAGGTCGTGATCGACCGCGAAGAGATCGCGAAACGTGTCGAATCCTGGCAGTACCCGCTGCACTTTCTCGATTACGAGACGTTTTCCTACGCCATCCCGCCGTTCGATGACATAAAGCCATTTCAACACATGTGCTTCCAATACTCGCTTCACACGATCGATGCCCCGGGCGGCAGACCCAGGCATGTATCTTTTCTCTCTCGTGACGAAGAGACTCCGGCTCGAGCGATGGCGGAAAGCCTTGTTCGCGCTATGTCGGGCGGTATCGGGACCGTTTTTGTCTGGTACGAACAGTTTGAAAAAGGGCGCAATTCCGAGATGGCCGCGATGTATCCGGAATTTTCTTCGTTCTTCAACGAGGTCAATTCCAGGATGTACGACCTGATGAAGATCTTTTCTGACCATCTATACATACACCCAGGATTCAAAGGACGAACTTCGATCAAGAAAGTCCTTCCTGTGCTCCGACCGCAATTGTCGTATGCCGAACTCGGTATCGGCGACGGTATGACCGCTTCGATCAATTGGTATCGAACCCGAACATGGAATTCGATCGGAGAAAGCGAACGACAAAAGATCTTTCAAGACCTGGAGGCCTATTGTCATTTGGATACGCTTGCAATGGTCGAGATCTTTAACGAGATCGTATCGCTCTAA
- a CDS encoding tRNA (cytidine(34)-2'-O)-methyltransferase, with translation MLHVALFEPEIPPNTGNIARLCAATGSPLHIVGVPGFRMDDRTLKRAGLDYWQHVELHRHIDLESLQKSLRSSRFLFLTTKSDRLYTDVRYEENDCIVFGPETRGLPGSVLLANHDRCLKIPMQNPNVRSLNLATSVGIVLYEAIRQHSTTNSTQQLPSARN, from the coding sequence ATGCTTCACGTCGCGCTTTTTGAACCTGAAATACCGCCAAATACAGGCAATATAGCGCGTTTGTGCGCGGCGACCGGATCACCACTTCATATCGTCGGAGTGCCTGGATTTCGAATGGACGACCGTACGCTGAAGCGAGCGGGGCTTGACTACTGGCAGCATGTCGAACTCCATAGACACATCGATCTTGAATCGCTCCAAAAGTCCCTTCGGTCGTCCAGATTTCTCTTTCTTACGACCAAGTCAGACCGGCTATACACTGATGTTCGTTACGAAGAAAACGACTGTATTGTATTCGGGCCCGAGACGCGCGGTCTTCCTGGCAGCGTACTTTTGGCAAATCACGATCGATGCCTGAAGATACCGATGCAAAACCCGAATGTTCGAAGCCTTAACCTCGCTACGAGCGTCGGGATCGTGTTGTATGAAGCGATACGCCAGCATTCCACGACTAATTCGACACAACAGTTGCCTTCCGCTCGAAATTAG
- the typA gene encoding translational GTPase TypA, translating to MIPNDKIRNIAIIAHVDHGKTTLVDAMLAQSGTHRDNETVVDRVMDSMDLERERGITIMAKNTSVRYGDYKINILDTPGHADFGGEVERVLKMVDGIVLLVDAAEGCLPQTRFVLRKALELKLPCIALVNKIDRQDARPEEVLDEIYDLFIDLGANDQQIEFPVLYSISRDGVAKKSLADESKNLIPLFDQIIETIPAPHALRDDSLQLLVANIDYNPFVGRLAIGRIFSGQIAKNQEVAVAKRDGTIGKTRVKELFVFEGLERTTVAEAGTGEIVALAGFDDIEIGETITTTENPKPLPLINVDEPTIAMIFGVNTSPFSGIDGKFVTSRQIKERLDRELLGNVALRVEQTEAAEQFKVSGRGELQLAILIEMMRREGYELQVSKPEVITKRDEKTGELLEPIELVVIDVPEEFIGVVTEAMGRRKGQMTKMINNGSGRVRLEFEVPSRGLIGFRGEFLTETKGTGLLNTLFLRFDKHQGEMKSRQTGSLVSDRMGETNTYALYNLQERGVLFVKPQVKVYEGMIVGENARAVDLDVNPIKEKKLSNMRTTSADEAMRLVPQREMSLERALEFIADDELIEVTPKAIRLRKRVLKANERPKK from the coding sequence ATGATACCCAACGACAAGATACGAAACATCGCCATTATCGCTCACGTTGACCATGGAAAGACGACGCTCGTTGACGCAATGCTGGCTCAATCAGGCACGCATCGTGACAATGAAACGGTCGTTGACCGAGTGATGGACTCAATGGACCTCGAGCGTGAGCGCGGTATCACGATCATGGCGAAGAACACGTCAGTCCGTTACGGCGACTACAAAATTAACATTCTCGACACACCGGGTCACGCTGATTTCGGCGGCGAGGTCGAGCGTGTTCTGAAAATGGTCGACGGCATTGTTCTTCTTGTTGACGCTGCTGAGGGCTGTCTGCCGCAGACAAGATTTGTGCTACGGAAAGCGCTGGAACTCAAGCTCCCCTGTATCGCTCTCGTCAACAAAATCGACCGTCAGGATGCTCGTCCTGAAGAGGTTTTGGATGAGATCTACGACCTGTTCATCGATCTCGGGGCCAATGATCAACAGATCGAGTTTCCGGTTCTTTATTCGATCTCACGTGACGGCGTTGCCAAAAAGAGCCTCGCAGACGAAAGCAAAAACCTGATCCCGTTATTCGACCAGATCATCGAAACCATACCCGCACCGCACGCGCTTCGTGACGATTCCCTCCAGTTGCTTGTGGCAAATATTGACTACAATCCATTCGTTGGGCGCCTTGCGATCGGCCGGATCTTCTCAGGACAGATAGCCAAGAACCAGGAAGTCGCGGTCGCCAAGCGTGACGGCACCATCGGCAAGACACGCGTAAAGGAGCTTTTCGTTTTCGAAGGCCTCGAACGAACGACGGTTGCAGAAGCAGGTACTGGCGAGATCGTCGCGCTGGCCGGTTTTGACGATATCGAGATCGGAGAAACGATCACCACAACAGAAAATCCGAAACCTCTGCCCCTCATTAACGTCGACGAGCCGACCATCGCGATGATCTTTGGCGTTAATACGTCGCCATTTTCAGGCATCGACGGTAAATTCGTGACCTCGCGTCAAATCAAAGAACGGCTCGATCGCGAGTTGCTTGGCAACGTTGCGCTGCGTGTCGAGCAGACTGAAGCGGCGGAACAGTTCAAGGTCTCGGGCCGCGGTGAACTGCAGCTCGCGATCCTGATCGAAATGATGCGTCGCGAGGGATATGAACTTCAGGTATCGAAACCGGAAGTGATCACCAAACGGGACGAGAAGACCGGTGAATTGCTCGAACCTATCGAACTCGTCGTGATCGATGTCCCGGAGGAGTTCATCGGCGTTGTAACTGAAGCAATGGGCCGCCGCAAGGGTCAGATGACCAAGATGATCAATAACGGCAGCGGCCGCGTCAGGCTGGAATTTGAAGTACCCTCGCGCGGTTTGATCGGATTCCGCGGCGAGTTTCTCACGGAAACAAAAGGGACTGGCTTGTTAAATACACTGTTCCTGCGGTTCGACAAACACCAGGGCGAAATGAAATCGCGCCAGACCGGCTCGCTTGTATCTGACAGAATGGGCGAGACGAACACGTACGCTTTATACAACCTGCAGGAACGCGGTGTTTTGTTCGTCAAACCTCAAGTGAAGGTATACGAAGGCATGATCGTCGGAGAAAACGCCCGAGCGGTCGATCTGGATGTAAACCCGATCAAGGAGAAAAAGCTTTCGAATATGCGCACCACGAGCGCAGACGAAGCGATGCGTCTCGTCCCGCAGCGTGAAATGTCGCTCGAACGAGCGCTCGAATTCATTGCGGACGACGAATTGATAGAGGTGACGCCCAAAGCGATCAGGCTCAGAAAGCGCGTTCTGAAGGCAAATGAGCGGCCTAAGAAGTAA
- a CDS encoding SRPBCC domain-containing protein, giving the protein MTIETWDCRNGGSYKYTHERDTKRYSFFGVFHEVLTPERIIGTFEFDGLPERGHMILGATVFEELADSCEINSVYHGR; this is encoded by the coding sequence ATGACGATCGAGACATGGGACTGCCGCAACGGCGGTTCGTATAAGTACACCCATGAACGAGATACAAAAAGATATTCGTTCTTCGGCGTCTTCCATGAAGTGCTCACCCCGGAGCGCATTATCGGGACATTTGAATTTGATGGGCTGCCCGAACGCGGCCATATGATACTTGGAGCAACCGTTTTCGAAGAGTTGGCAGATAGCTGCGAGATAAATTCGGTATATCATGGCAGGTAA
- a CDS encoding winged helix-turn-helix transcriptional regulator: MQPKFDDPLSSTFSALADPTRRAILARLASGEATVTELAKPMKMSMPAVTKHLKVLEKARLIRRGRKAQWRPCYLEATPLKDVADWVERYRRYWEQSYQILDVHLKRIQANEPGFGDIFDKETR; encoded by the coding sequence ATGCAACCAAAATTTGACGACCCGCTCAGCTCCACGTTTTCCGCACTTGCGGACCCGACCCGGCGCGCGATACTTGCGCGCCTCGCTTCGGGCGAGGCGACCGTGACTGAACTTGCAAAGCCGATGAAGATGTCGATGCCGGCCGTTACCAAACACCTCAAGGTTCTCGAAAAGGCTCGGCTCATCAGACGCGGACGCAAAGCCCAATGGCGCCCCTGTTATCTCGAGGCAACTCCGCTAAAAGATGTGGCGGACTGGGTCGAGCGTTACCGGCGATATTGGGAACAAAGCTATCAAATTCTGGATGTTCATCTAAAAAGAATACAGGCGAATGAACCTGGCTTTGGCGACATCTTTGATAAGGAGACAAGATAG